The following coding sequences are from one Anguilla rostrata isolate EN2019 chromosome 16, ASM1855537v3, whole genome shotgun sequence window:
- the LOC135242727 gene encoding myotubularin-related protein 10-like, with the protein MFSVKPLKPTFKSYLPPLQTDLKKTPQPAKKLEAKLLPGEIVVNEVNFVRKCIGADSSKDDLWGKLVCTNFKISFITHDALPLQKFQYRTRLLGEHDVPLACVEQVVTVNDAKGKQKVLGSNQKLKFNPTELIVYCKDFRIIRFRFDEAGPESAKKVCLAIAHYCQPADPQLLFGFEYIGKRYYGSSGDRVNGVDRGGGLQTPLFDRPSEWDREIKRTGASEWRVCSINEGYAVSQSLPEYFVVPASLADQDLKQYSSFFTGHRVPLWCWNHPNGSALVRMASIRDPAQQRKLDQRICNGITKSHPKRSEALKADLDKSLPNIQDIQAAFVRLRQVCVIEPFEESEEKWLSSVESSRWLEYVRAFLKNSAEVVFTLEGKCASVILQEEEDRDLSCVVSSLVQLMLDPHFRSLSGFQSLVQKEWVMAGHRFMDRCNHLKKNDREECPLFLLFLDCVWQLMNQYPAAFEFTETYLTVLMDSMWIPVFSTFLFNGPQQHVEHTREFAQNKNIPLGEDKALRFPPVWDWSQQFSLKDQALFNSPMYVGKGATCVQNGAVKTFRRKKNYSSTLRGVPSLLRNGMLGDLDSLPRRSSLVLRLRPDLSQQREAESPSERFLRDWFSRPADLQGLLLPQLLPSHLRLWRLYFLRWVPEAQIPRGGPITAFHKLSLLADEIETLQTRLRQYKGGTPASTPGTPQPEQRRMYFKALSPQDSPSAPEYLSSSFPFSPVGNLCRRSILGTPLTKFLSGAKIWLSTETLANESV; encoded by the exons ATGTTTTCTGTCAAACCTTTGAAGCCAACATTTAAGTCCTACCTTCCTCCTTTACAG ACCGATTTGAAGAAGACTCCTCAGCCCGCAAAGAAATTAGAAGCAAAGTTACTTCCAG GAGAGATCGTGGTGAACGAGGTGAACTTCGTCCGGAAGTGCATCGGTGCGGACAGCAGCAAGGACGATCTGTGGGGCAAGCTCGTCTGCACCAACTTCAAGATCTCCTTCATTACCCATGATGCATTGCCCCTGCAG AAGTTCCAGTACAGGACCCGGCTGCTGGGAGAGCACGACGTTCCCCTGGCCTGCGTGGAGCAGGTGGTCACAG tgaaCGACGCTAAAGGGAAGCAGAAGGTGTTGGGCTCCAACCAGAAGCTGAAGTTCAACCCCACCGAGCTCATTGTCTACTGCAAGGACTTCCGCATCATCAGGTTCCGCTTCGACGAGGCCGGGCCCGAAAGCGCCAAAAAG GTTTGCCTCGCCATTGCCCACTACTGTCAGCCGGCCGATCCGCAGCTGCTGTTCGGGTTCGAGTACATCGGGAAGCGATATTATGGCTCTTCAG GTGACCGGGTCAATGGTGTGGACCGTGGAGGGGGCCTGCAAACCCCCTTGTTTGACCGTCCCTCTGAATGGGACCGGGAGATTAAGAGGACGGGGGCGTCAGAGTGGAGGGTGTGCTCCATCAATGAGGGCTATGCCGTCTCTCAAAG TCTCCCAGAGTACTTTGTGGTGCCCGCGTCCCTGGCTGATCAGGACCTGAAGCAGTACTCCAGCTTCTTCACGGGCCATCGAGTTCCC CTGTGGTGCTGGAACCACCCCAACGGCAGCGCCCTGGTCCGAATGGCCAGCATCAGGGACCCGGCCCAGCAGAGGAAGCTGGACCAGAG GATCTGTAACGGCATCACGAAAAGCCACCCCAAGCGCAGCGAAGCTCTGAAGGCCGACCTGGACAAGTCCCTCCCCAACATTCAGGACATCCAGGCTGCCTTCGTCAGACTGCGGCAAGTCTGTGTGATAG AGCCCTTTGAAGAGTCGGAGGAGAAGTGGCTGTCGTCCGTGGAGAGCTCGCGGTGGCTGGAGTATGTCAG GGCCTTCCTGAAGAACTCTGCAGAGGTGGTCTTCACATTGGAGGGAAAATGTGCATCCGTCATTCTGCAAG aggaggaggaccgGGACCTGAGCTGTGTGGTCTCCTCGCTGGTGCAGCTGATGCTGGACCCTCACTTCCGCAGCCTGAGCGGCTTCCAGAGCCTGGTGCAGAAGGAGTGGGTGATGGCCGGCCATCGCTTCATGGACAGGTGTAACCACCTGAAGAAGAACGACAGAGAGGAG TGTCCTCTCTTCCTGCTGTTCCTGGACTGCGTGTGGCAGCTGATGAACCAGTACCCAGCAGCCTTTGAGTTCACGGAGACCTACCTGACTGTGCTGATGGACAGCATGTGGATCCCCGTCTTCAGCACCTTCCTCTTCAACGGCCCCCAGCAGCACGTGGAACACACCAGG GAGTTTGCCCAGAATAAGAACATCCCGCTTGGAGAGGATAAGGCGCTGCGTTTCCCCCCGGTGTGGGACTGGTCCCAGCAGTTCAGCCTGAAGGACCAGGCCCTGTTCAACAGTCCTATGTACGTGGGAAAGGGCGCCACCTGTGTGCAGAACGGGGCAGTGAAGACATTCAGGCGCAAG AAGAACTACAGCTCCACGCTGCGGGGAGTGCCCTCCCTCCTGCGgaacggcatgctgggagatcTGGACTCGCTCCCCCGGCGGAGCTCCCTGGTGCTGCGGCTGCGGCCGGACCTGTCCCAGCAGCGGGAGGCGGAGAGCCCGTCGGAGCGCTTCCTGCGGGACTGGTTCTCCCGGCCGGCGGACCTGCAGGGCCTGCTCCTGCCCCAGCTGCTGCCCTCCCACCTCCGGCTGTGGCGCCTCTACTTCCTGCGCTGGGTCCCCGAGGCCCAGATCCCGCGCGGCGGGCCCATCACCGCCTTCCACAAACTGTCCCTGCTGGCGGACGAGATCGAGACCCTGCAGACCCGGCTCCGCCAGTACAAGGGCGGCACGCCCGCCTCCACGCCCGGCACCCCCCAGCCCGAGCAGCGCAGGATGTACTTCAAGGCCCTCTCCCCCCAGGACTCCCCCTCGGCCCCCGAGTACCTGAGctcctccttccccttctcCCCCGTGGGCAACCTGTGCCGCCGCAGCATCCTGGGGACCCCGCTCACTAAATTCCTGAGCGGCGCTAAGATCTGGCTGTCCACTGAGACCCTGGCCAATGAGAGCGTCTGA